In Methanomicrobia archaeon, one DNA window encodes the following:
- the larA gene encoding nickel-dependent lactate racemase, whose product MTTIQIPYGNTQIEVKVDAEVLDLEEGERPRGKSINPRAVITRALSNPLGTKRLREIVAAKKDAKIVIVVDDHTRATPTVQMLDAVKEEIGEEYNKQISLLVACGTHEPPTEADLKKILGNYVGHYRIEIHDCDASDLIYVGTTTRGTPVKVNKNYEDADVKILTGDITLHYYAGFGGGRKSILPGVSSRATIQKNHALLINEHARTANLEHNPVHLDMTEAASFCPPDFVLNIIATGEGAIVDAYAGEMTAVFQRGVEVAKDLFCRDIHEVFDVLVVSAGGFPKDRNLYQASKAIENCYRAVAPGGDLILVAECKEGMGDPYFEDWMHEHASYEQAAEAVRTNFVLGGHKAYYMRKVMTRVRLSIVSDLDPQLLSAWGIEPFPSVEEALGSLKEDIGKIGIVRKGADTLLVPTVK is encoded by the coding sequence ATGACTACTATACAAATACCCTACGGAAACACGCAGATTGAGGTTAAGGTTGATGCGGAAGTGTTAGATCTTGAAGAAGGAGAGCGTCCGCGAGGTAAAAGTATCAATCCCCGCGCTGTGATAACACGAGCCTTGAGCAACCCTCTGGGCACAAAACGGCTCCGTGAGATTGTGGCTGCGAAAAAGGACGCGAAGATCGTTATTGTCGTTGACGACCACACGCGCGCTACCCCGACGGTGCAAATGCTGGATGCCGTAAAGGAAGAGATCGGCGAAGAGTATAACAAACAGATCTCACTACTTGTTGCCTGTGGTACGCATGAGCCGCCAACAGAAGCGGATTTAAAAAAGATCTTGGGTAACTATGTTGGTCACTATCGCATTGAAATACACGACTGTGATGCGTCAGATCTTATTTACGTGGGCACGACAACTCGAGGCACTCCTGTGAAGGTGAACAAGAACTACGAGGACGCAGATGTGAAGATCCTGACAGGTGATATAACCTTACATTACTATGCCGGGTTTGGCGGCGGCCGAAAAAGCATTTTGCCGGGGGTATCGTCGCGTGCGACCATACAAAAGAACCATGCGCTCTTGATCAATGAGCATGCACGGACGGCGAACCTCGAACACAACCCAGTGCATTTGGATATGACTGAAGCTGCATCCTTTTGTCCACCTGATTTCGTCCTGAACATTATCGCTACGGGTGAGGGCGCTATTGTCGATGCATACGCAGGAGAGATGACTGCGGTTTTTCAGAGGGGTGTTGAAGTAGCTAAAGACTTGTTCTGCCGTGATATTCATGAGGTTTTTGACGTTTTAGTCGTAAGTGCTGGCGGGTTCCCAAAAGACCGAAACCTCTATCAAGCTTCCAAAGCGATCGAGAACTGCTACCGCGCAGTAGCGCCTGGCGGGGATCTAATTTTAGTCGCTGAATGCAAAGAAGGCATGGGAGATCCATATTTCGAAGACTGGATGCACGAACATGCAAGCTATGAACAAGCTGCTGAGGCTGTCAGAACCAACTTTGTGCTCGGCGGTCATAAAGCGTACTACATGAGAAAAGTAATGACTCGTGTTCGCTTGTCTATCGTCTCTGATCTCGATCCTCAGCTTCTATCTGCCTGGGGCATTGAACCGTTTCCTTCCGTAGAGGAGGCTCTTGGATCATTAAAAGAAGATATAGGTAAGATAGGTATAGTAAGAAAGGGCGCTGATACCTTATTAGTACCGACGGTAAAATAA
- a CDS encoding DUF2099 family protein: MKKERHVFECLGKTRVVVEDGKVVEVGEPRVRYCRLWDKMRGIREMNEQEVRGNIEFRIRDFGLCTPERIVEMDTFVGFGASETFMSGLRSGLLDGTVTVCEGAGTVITANPTLVQGIGARLSGVVETSPIEGLITKLKAKGGVVLDPPRIDQVAGVQKALDLGHKTVGVTVATVENAQRCRALSEHTVIFAVHLTGISRDDAVALCELADLVTACASPHIRAVAAEKALVQAGTAIPIFALTSVGKALLLERAKEVESPLLLNTMLLPVLPEDKQPKPLV; this comes from the coding sequence ATGAAGAAAGAACGTCACGTTTTTGAATGTTTGGGGAAGACGCGAGTGGTCGTGGAAGACGGTAAGGTCGTTGAAGTCGGAGAGCCGAGGGTCAGGTATTGCCGTCTCTGGGACAAGATGCGCGGCATACGTGAGATGAACGAGCAAGAGGTTCGGGGGAACATTGAATTCCGGATACGCGATTTCGGGCTCTGCACACCCGAACGGATCGTGGAGATGGACACGTTCGTCGGGTTCGGCGCTTCTGAGACATTTATGTCCGGGCTCCGCAGCGGGTTGCTTGACGGTACCGTAACGGTTTGCGAAGGCGCAGGCACGGTAATAACGGCCAATCCTACACTCGTGCAGGGAATAGGCGCGCGATTGAGCGGTGTCGTGGAGACTTCACCTATAGAAGGGCTGATAACGAAGCTGAAGGCAAAAGGAGGGGTGGTCTTGGACCCCCCGAGGATTGATCAGGTCGCAGGCGTGCAGAAGGCGCTTGACCTTGGCCATAAAACGGTGGGCGTTACGGTGGCCACCGTAGAAAACGCACAGCGGTGCAGAGCACTCAGCGAGCACACGGTAATCTTCGCTGTCCATCTTACCGGTATCTCACGAGACGATGCTGTAGCATTATGTGAACTCGCCGATCTCGTGACCGCGTGTGCATCGCCGCACATACGAGCCGTGGCAGCAGAAAAGGCGCTGGTTCAGGCGGGCACGGCCATCCCGATATTCGCGCTCACGAGCGTCGGCAAGGCGCTGCTGCTAGAGCGTGCAAAAGAAGTTGAGAGCCCTCTGCTGCTGAACACTATGCTATTGCCCGTGCTCCCGGAAGATAAACAGCCGAAGCCTTTGGTATAA
- a CDS encoding 50S ribosomal protein L18 encodes MGRARGPTYRVPFRRRREGKTDYRRRLKLLFSRKNRVVVRKSNKYIRMQLIGADNVGDKTLVSASSSELQKYGFVGGKGSSPAAYLTGLLFGKRALDAGFAEGILDIGLVTPVHGSNVYAALKGALDGGLAIPHDPGVFPNEERISGSLIASYLQKPDAVAMNQAVKEKILHDEMKGIEKESTTE; translated from the coding sequence ATGGGAAGAGCAAGAGGCCCGACATATCGCGTCCCGTTTAGAAGGAGACGCGAGGGTAAGACTGACTATCGCAGAAGGTTGAAGCTGTTATTCAGCCGGAAAAATCGCGTGGTCGTACGAAAAAGTAATAAGTACATTCGGATGCAGTTGATAGGTGCTGATAACGTCGGAGATAAGACTCTCGTCTCCGCAAGCTCGTCAGAACTTCAGAAATATGGCTTCGTGGGCGGCAAAGGTAGCAGTCCTGCTGCGTATCTTACTGGCCTGTTATTTGGTAAGCGAGCGTTAGACGCAGGGTTCGCTGAAGGCATCCTTGATATAGGTTTGGTTACTCCTGTCCACGGCTCTAACGTTTATGCTGCGTTAAAAGGCGCGCTTGATGGGGGATTGGCTATCCCTCACGATCCGGGTGTCTTCCCGAACGAGGAGCGCATATCTGGGAGTCTTATTGCATCTTACTTACAGAAGCCTGATGCCGTTGCTATGAATCAAGCGGTAAAAGAGAAGATATTACATGATGAGATGAAGGGTATTGAGAAGGAGTCTACTACGGAATGA
- a CDS encoding 50S ribosomal protein L19e: protein MVNLAKQKRIAAQVLKVGEGRVWIDPEASEDVAEAITREDIRGLIEEGAITLKQKKGVSRARARVRATQKALGRRKGHGSRKGAKGARDSRKKQWITKIRALRRRLKELRDGDFMDKTTYRRLYNKANGGEFRNVAHLNDYITANDLLSKEAAQ from the coding sequence ATGGTAAATCTAGCAAAACAGAAAAGGATTGCAGCGCAGGTATTGAAAGTGGGCGAAGGACGCGTTTGGATAGATCCGGAAGCTTCGGAGGATGTTGCGGAAGCCATCACACGAGAAGACATCCGAGGTTTGATTGAGGAAGGCGCTATCACGCTAAAGCAGAAAAAAGGCGTGAGCAGAGCTCGTGCGCGCGTCCGTGCCACGCAAAAGGCGCTCGGTCGCAGAAAGGGACACGGATCCAGAAAGGGCGCTAAAGGTGCAAGAGATAGCAGGAAAAAGCAGTGGATTACGAAGATTCGTGCGTTACGAAGGAGATTAAAAGAGCTTCGTGATGGGGACTTTATGGATAAAACTACCTATCGAAGGTTATATAACAAAGCAAACGGTGGCGAATTCAGAAACGTCGCTCATCTGAATGACTATATAACTGCTAATGATCTGCTATCAAAGGAGGCCGCACAGTAA
- the rsmA gene encoding ribosomal RNA small subunit methyltransferase A produces the protein MDVRSILFERGIRPTRSLGQYFLVDDDVAARMVEYAGLELGEVVLEIGAGVGSLTEKLNQRAKKVYAVEKDSGLCALLQECYERENSNTEVIECDIMKFELPEFDKVVASIPFLLSSPITYKLLLREAGFGLAVLLYQKEFAQKLVATPGSKLYGRLSVISQALAEVEIMKIVRRDAFFPPAPVKGAIVRLRDKETQIGDKQAFFEFVTVAFDQRRKKMRTIFKKTRLGCLTLAAMDKRPEELRPEEFVKLVEYF, from the coding sequence ATGGATGTCAGAAGTATCCTTTTTGAGCGAGGCATAAGACCTACAAGGAGTTTGGGGCAGTATTTCCTGGTTGATGACGACGTGGCCGCGCGAATGGTAGAATATGCAGGCTTAGAGCTGGGGGAGGTGGTGCTGGAGATCGGCGCGGGTGTAGGGAGCCTTACAGAAAAACTGAATCAACGCGCGAAGAAGGTGTACGCGGTGGAGAAGGATAGTGGACTGTGTGCACTGTTACAGGAGTGCTACGAGCGTGAAAACAGCAATACAGAGGTAATCGAATGCGATATCATGAAGTTCGAGCTGCCAGAATTTGACAAAGTCGTTGCGAGCATACCGTTCCTGTTGTCCTCGCCGATCACGTATAAATTGCTGCTCCGGGAGGCGGGCTTCGGGCTCGCGGTGCTGTTGTATCAGAAAGAGTTTGCGCAGAAACTGGTGGCGACGCCCGGATCGAAGTTATACGGGCGGTTATCGGTGATCTCGCAGGCGCTTGCAGAGGTAGAGATCATGAAGATCGTGCGTCGCGATGCATTTTTTCCCCCGGCACCGGTAAAAGGAGCAATTGTGCGATTGCGAGATAAAGAAACTCAAATAGGAGATAAACAGGCGTTTTTCGAGTTCGTTACTGTTGCGTTTGATCAGAGGCGGAAGAAGATGAGGACAATATTTAAAAAAACGCGGTTAGGGTGTTTAACGCTTGCGGCAATGGATAAGCGACCGGAGGAGTTACGCCCGGAGGAGTTTGTTAAATTGGTGGAGTATTTTTGA